From Malaciobacter mytili LMG 24559:
TAAAGAAAAATGAAGAAAAAAAACAAGAAGTTAAAAGTATCTATGAACAAAATAGTAATTTTGGCTTTGGGGTTGATATAAGGGCTTAAAATGGAAAAAAAATTTATTCAAAAAGCAGCAGCCTTAAAATATGATATACAAAATGACAATGCTCCAAAATTAGTTGCAAAAGGGGAAGCCCAAATTGCTAAAAATATAATAAAAATTGCACAAGATAATAATCTTCCTATTAAAAAAGATGAAGATTTAATTGAATTACTATCAAAACTAGATATTGATAAAGAGATTCCTGCTAGTATGTATAAAGCAGTTGCTGAAATTTTTAGCTTTATTTATAAACTAACAAATCAACCTAAAAAAGATTAGAGCTAGAACCTAAAATTAAGAGTTTTTATATTATAATCTTCGAACTTTTAAAGAAGAAAATGCCTAATGAAGAAAACCATATTTGATAATTTATTAACTGTTATTTTAGTATTTATTTTTCCTATTTTAATAAACTTTTTATCATCTATTTATTTTAATCCAGTATTTTTAATTGGTATTTTATTTTTAACTTTTATAAATATTTTGAAAAAAGAGTTTTATTACAGTGCCTTTTTTTTAGCACTAGGTATATTTTTTATAGAGTTAAATAATGGATTTAAACCTTTTAGTTTAATTCTTCTTAGCTTTTTTATTTATGCTTTTATTGTACCTTATATAAAAAGAGTTGTTTCATATAGTCAATTAAATGATTACTTATATATTTTGATTTTCTATTTTGGATTTACACTTTTATATATAGCAAATAATAGCTATTCCCATGAACTTCTTTTTACAATTTTTATAAATATTGTTATTGATTTTATTATTGTTGGACTTATGATATGAGAAGATTAAATTTTATACTTATTTTTATTGCTATTTTGATGATTGTTTTACTTGCAAGAATATACTTTTTAAGTATTAAATCAAATACTTATTATGAAGAATTATCAAAACAAAACTATATTAAAAGAGTTTATATTGCTCCATCAAGAGGGATTATTGAAGATAGAAATGGTATTCCTTTAGCTATTAATAATCTTGGATTTTCTATAACTATAAAACCTCATTTACGTTCTTATAAAAATAAAGATAAATTACTAGAAATTATAGATTTTATTACAAAACATTTTCCAGAATATGATAAAGATGAATTATTAAAAAAATATAAAAGATTAGATTCTGCATATAAGCATGATTATGTTCAATTAATAGATTATATAGCATATGATGATTTTTTCTCAAAATTTACACTATTTAATTCAATAGAAGATATAAAAGTAGAACCAGCTGTAAAAAGGTATTATCCATATCATAATATAGCTTCTCATGTTATTGGGTATGTGGGAAAATCTTCTAAAAAAGATATAGAAGAGAATGAACTTTCTAAATATAGTGGAATAGTTGGAAAAAATGGTTTAGAAAAATATTATAATAAAAAACTTCAAGGGGAGCTTGGATATAAAGATGTAAAAGTAAATGCTTTAAATAAAGAATTGGAAATTTTAGAAGAGAAAAAACCTAAAGAAGAT
This genomic window contains:
- a CDS encoding EscU/YscU/HrcU family type III secretion system export apparatus switch protein is translated as MEKKFIQKAAALKYDIQNDNAPKLVAKGEAQIAKNIIKIAQDNNLPIKKDEDLIELLSKLDIDKEIPASMYKAVAEIFSFIYKLTNQPKKD